Genomic DNA from Fusarium keratoplasticum isolate Fu6.1 chromosome 2, whole genome shotgun sequence:
GCCTAAATCTCACGTCACTTCTTGGCAGGAGAACTCCACCTTGTTGTTTAAAGCAAGAGGAGGGAGGTAGGGTGTGCATAAGATGCAACATattctcctcggcggttgTGAGGCATCCCTTCACGGGAGAATCATTCGCTCTTCTAGAGTCGGGCACTGATTTGCTCTTCTGACGCTCCTTCCCTGGCGTGTACTTCACTAAAATTAGTTCAGGGCTCTAGTGAGTATCTCGAATGTTTTCTACACAAAGAGAAACAGAATTATGGCGCTACCTTTGGGAACTGCTAAATCTTGTAGTGGTTGCACCATAGGTTGTTGCATGATATCAGCATAACGAGATAAACACCAAGCTTCAGTAAACAAGTAGATCGGTACTTATGCGCTTTCAATAAAATTGAATCAATGTTTGATTTGATCTTAATAATGGTGAGTTCTTAATTCATCTAGTCTTCTGACTATATCTTTCACGTATTTCGCTTTAGCATGCCAAATCCCAAAGGCTGCTTTTTTACACCACAACGCTCGCTTTCTCATATCCTTAATTCCACTCGCTACGCCAAATCACTTTCTACTTATACATTTAACACGTCTCTTAAGCCTGGGCGGTGACTTCAAGTACACAGCGTCCGGCAACTTGACCAGTGGCCAGCTTGTGGACCCATTCATCGAGGtcctcaagcttgccctTTGATAGAATAGGCTATTGATGAGTTAGTAATCGAAATTCTGGGATGCTGTGGGGTTAAACTCACGCGGACGAGGCCTCGGGCGGTAAAGTCGAGAGCCTCTTCAACGTCCTTTAGGTTGCCAACGACACTTCCGACAACGTTCAACCGTCGAAGAACCATAGTCATGGGGGCACAGCCAGCAATGATGGTGCTGTCCTGAGGAAGACCGACAGCCACGACGGTACCGTTAGGGCGGAGGAATCCAGGAGCAGACTCATAGGCTGCCCGAGTGGCGGCTGTGACGATGACGCCGTGGGCTCCATACTTTGTGATCTTCATGATCTCGGCTGTGAtgtccttggtctccttgaAGTCAATAAAGACCTCAGCACCGAGCTTCATGCACAGCTCGCGCTTGTGATCTCCGccgtcgatggcgatgactCGCAtgcccatggccttggcataTTGGACGGCAAAGTGGCCGAGACCACCGCCAGCGCCGGGAAGCACAATCCACTGGCCAGGCTTGACATTAGAGCTAATTGTAATTAGCACAATCCAGGGTATTCTTTGAAATTCACGAGTACTAACCGCTTGCAGGCGCTGTAAGCTGTGACACCTCCACACATGATGGGACCAGCCTCCTCATCGAGGACACCATCAGGGAGCTTGGTAGTGTATCGGCCATCTGCGATGACGTACTCCTGGAATGTTCCAGGAACAGAGAAACCACTGTTTGTCTGATTGGGGCAGTGCACCTCATCGACACCGTTGAGGCAGAACTCGCACTCGCCGCAGGTGCTGGCAATCCACTTGACACCAGCGCGGTCACCAACATTCCACCGCGTCTCCATACCCTCACCGACAGCAACGACGGGACCAGCACCCTCGTGGCCGGCAATGCCCTTGGTAACGTCCATCATGCTGAGGCCAAAGTCCTTCCACTCGTTGTGCAGGAGAGACTTGTCTGAGCCACAGAGACCAGACcagttgaccttgaccaaAATCTGGCCGGGGCCAGGCTTGGGGACTTCAATTGTCTCAATGGAGGTGGTTGACTCGGGGCCGACGCCTTGGCGGATGGCAGCACGCTGCTGAGCGGGAACCTCGAGGGAAGCCATTGTGTGTGCAGTCAAGtgtgggaggaggaagatgtaTAAGAGTGATATGAATTGTATGAGTAGAAGAAGAGGTATATTGTCAGGACAAAGCCCAGATTTATACCTCCAACTCCAGCTTCTACAATCAGACCACTACCGGTGGCCCTGCCGATattcagcttcatcttcggTCCGCGGGTTTCCTTGGCATTCCAGCTGTATGCGAACAGGGAACAAAACAACCATGCCGCCTGAACCTCGACGAAGCTAGCGGCAGCGATGGAAGCACGCGGTGGGTCAACTTGCAACAACTCACTTCATGCTTGAATATCGTTGGTAGAAGCTGGCAACCCCCTCCTTGAACCGAAGGCGCAGCCGCCAAATACCCCTCCCCCTTGATCTACATGTTCTAACGTTAGTGGGCCGAGGAACGCACGTCCGAGGAACGCACGGCTGCAAAACGCGGGGAAGAGGGAAGGGAAACGTGATCTGTCAGAGCCTCAAGGAGGGGGGGCACTTTTGAATTTGTGGGTTTACTGGGGAGGTCCTTGATCAGAGGCATTGATAAACGAGGGTATCACGACATTCACAGTGTTTCTAGACTCTAGGCATCAGCACATCTCGAGTCATTGTCGAAAGGATTCAAGCCTACTGATTCAGGTGTTTACGACGAGGGATGCAAGATGCTACACTGCAGGGAACCTACACAATCGCCAACGCAGCCAAGGATCAAGCAGGCTCAAGAGGGAGACTGCCTACAAAAGAGAGAGCACGACTCATGAAACCCCCCGTCACGGCCCGCAACGGACCCGGTCCGCAGCATCCGATCATGCCAGTTTCTAAGGTTAACCCCCAGGATCCCCCAGCTGTCGGTGGATGTTCATGGCACGACGTGTGTCCACAGCGGGCGCTTGTTTCGGGCAAAAGGCAGATGATCTCACTTTGCAATGAGACAGGGATTTTGGTGGATCTTTTTGGTGCGGAGAAAGCTGGGGACTGGGGTTTAGCTTCACACGACTCGGACTCACTTCTCCGCGACTTGTTTTTGGTTAGCCACGTGTACGGGTGTTTCATTGAAGAAAGGGGGCTTGTCGGGTAGGACTCTTGACAGCTCGTCCACGTGGTCGACACGCGCTCAGGATGGCCCCTCGGCGAAGAGGTCCGAGCCAGAGCCCCCACTTATCTCCGGAGCCGATTTACCTAGGTATTTGACCGGGTGATCTACTCAGGGAGGCTGTTCGCATAAGGGCAGCAGCGCTGGCATCAGTCAATGCACAGCATGTCGTGGCCCGCACTTGAGATTCAGTGAGGCAATTGACATCCTTGTGCCTGGAGTCAACGTTGCAGCAGCCGCACAAATCGTTGTTTTTATGGGCCGTGGGATAAAACATGACCTGATATAAACATAAGACCTTCTCAATGGGCAACTCGCGATATCCACCGCGCTGGAGGGATCATTTGGCTTATCGGTGGAGTTGATGGGACTCTGAAACCCGGTCATTACGAGGGGTTTACAAAAAATGTTGTTGGTTGGGTGCAAACTGTGACGATGAACCTGAAAATCATGTGTAGCAATGATACGAATGTGCGCTGGGGACACGCTGGCCTTTCTGTGTCTTCCTCCCTCGAAGGTGTATCTCACTGCTGAATTCCAGTCACATGTAATTAACACTCTGGCAAAAAGTGTAAATGGCCTAAGCATTTCCCATGCCAATTCAATGAGCCAATAACCTACCATATTAATCCAGATGAATAGCTAGAAAGTGCACAAGAAATTATATAGCAGTAGAGAAAAAGACCTATGATAGCAGCTTGTAATAACCGCCTTTAATAGTAGCTGATAATAACTACCTGGCTACTTTCAAGGACGCCCGCAATTGGCAGGTACCAAGCCATCGTCAATCACACGTGACCTGTCGTCGTGTTTATTTAGGGTAGGTAGAGGTCTTGGGTTCGCGCTGTGTGAAGGATTCTCACGTGACTGCTGTATATATCAAACAACTGTTGGTCCACGCTTCCAGCCAACATCTTTTTCCTGCGCTGATGCAAATCTCTTGGTTGTTTATTCTGATACGATCGAAGTCACGGCCATGGAAAACCTCCCCCCGGAGCTCTTGCGCAGGATTCTTTTATACCTGATCGCGGAATGGAGCTTGGTCGATGAAATCCATGAGTCCGTCCCCAAGACTTCACTGGCTGTGTACGCAACAATTTCTCGCAAATGGCAGAGTACCGTGGAGCCCTTCACGTTCCGATACTTGGCCCTGAACCCTATGAGACTTGATGTAGCTGAAGCCTACAACTATCTCACGCCACCCCGCCTTGCCCATCTCCGCCACGTCCGCTTCGAAATCGAGTTCCCCGCCCACGACCTTCATGTATCCACCGACCCTGAAGACTATGACGACCAGATCATATTCACCAAAACCATAAGGCGGGTTCTGGGCCTTCTTGCGCGAGTTCCACGTCGCCAGACATCCCTCGTCAGCCTGATACTCTTGACATCGCCCTCAAGGGAGCACTGTATTCCTTGGGTTGGCGATAGACCAACAGAAAAAGACAAGGTTTTCTCAGGCGAACTCCGGAAAACGTATCTGGAGCTTCCCGCGGATTGGGATAGAAACATAGAAGACCTGTCTGAGATATCCCTTTTCCGGGTAGAGTTAGAATCGCGAGCGCTGGTTTTCGCTCCAGCATCGATCAATATGATGGCGAGTAAGATGACGCGCTTGAAAAAAGTTGAGTGGTGGTTATGTGATGGGGAGAAGATAAATACCGAACTCCGAATCCGTCAGAGAACCGGTAAGTATAGCGGATTTGGGCGGACCCCTTGGCTTTCTCTCGTTTCTGCATATTAATAACATGTTTTGGTAGAGTTTGCGAATACTCTGGAGCTTCTACCAAGGTCCATAGAGCATTTCAGACTCGAATATATCCGGGAGCCTCCCAAAGACAGGACGTTCCTGCCTCCAGGAATTGTGCCGCCCGATGCGACGAGCGACATTCTAAGCCGGCAACTCCACACCTTCTCTCAAAGGGATCGCCTGCAAGAATTCTTGGTCGATGCCAGCGTCGATAGTGCCATCCTATGGCCTGAGTCTCAGGATCCCGAGAGCAAGCCACCGACCTGGCCCAACATGACCATGTTTCACATTGAATTGAACGATGTATTACCGTCAGGCCAGTGGATCGAGATGCGAGACcctgaggctgaagaagaccGATTTCACGGCAATTTTGATTGGGATGATGGCCCAGAGAGCGAAATCCCCGGCGAGGAGTACGAGAAGTGGTTCCCATGTACATACAACCCGATACACTTTGAGCGGTTCGCCCTAGCCACGGCACGAGCCGCGAGCCAGATGCCAAAGATAAGGGAGCTCTATATCACTAATAACAGCCTAGCTTCGATGGGCGTCGGGTTCGTCACTAGAGGTCTCAAGAAGTCTTGTTGTCTGGAGTTTACGGGAGATCCACCCCCAGAGCCCAGCGAGGAGACGATGGATGCTTGGCGTAACGTGGTAAAACTTCATGGCTTGGAATGGAATGTGCATTTTGCATATGGTGCGAATGCATACTATTTCTATACCCTCTAGCCATAGGAACGTAAAGTTGGACAAAGTGTGGTTAGGGATTGTATAGTTGACCGAAATTGAGAATCATGTTCCTCCATTGTGTGCACTGGGCTTGACAGACAATAATGATATGCTCCAAGTGACTTGTTGAACCCATGTCTTCATTTCTTCCCAACAGAGACGCAATACGCTTCCTCGACCCAAAGGTTCTTACAGTCGGCTAGAAGAACGGGTTAGCCAGCTACGAGCGTGAGGGGGCCCAGTAGGCTAGGAAAGATGCTTCCGCCATAGTACCGAGGCAGAGAATAGAGAACTTACTTCCAACTGCTGGGTTCCACTCGTAGAATTGCTTCAGAGTGATCTTGAACTGATCCGCAATTGCCTGGCACCCATCACCTTTCTTGGTAACATACCACTCTTGACAgttctcgacgattccggACTTAGTGGGAGCGGGGGGTCCTGGGGCGGTCTTGGTCACCGTGTTCTTGACTGTAGTCTCGGCCGTGTTCTTCGCGGTGGAGACTGTAGACTCCttggtggttggtgttgttgcgGAAACCTCCTTGGTAGCTGTGCTTGTGGGGGTGGTCTTTGGGGCCTGAGTAGCATCTATGTCTATAGTCTGCCATCCTGGGCCCGCAACACAGTACGCAGCATTGACCTGCATCTTCTCACAATTGGGGCCGATGCTCGGATTCCATTCATGAAGCGCCCACAGCGGTATCTTGTTGTCCTGAAGAACCTCCTCGCACGTCTCACCCTTGCTAACCACGTACCAGTACTCACATAACTTGGTGGCGTTTGCGGTGGCACCAGTTGGTACAGGCTCGTACTTGTCCGGCTTTGCAGGCTGCACCTTGAGGGGATCCCAAGCGATAGCGCAGTATTGGGTATTGTTCTCCAGGGTGCAGTTGCCAGGGACATAATGGTCTGATCCACCCAAGACGCTGGGATTCCACCTCAGCCAGTAGTAGAGCTCAATGCCGTAGGCGCTGGCCGCGACCTCACAGGGAATATTGCCATAGTCGTTGTTGAACTTGACCTTGCAGCCCTGGACTGATCCACTGGCCAGTGGAAACCCCGTCGATGTCGTGGTAGCTGACCATGGGATGTGAGTAGCTTCCGGCAGATCATTCaggttgatggtcttggtcttggccttcttggtggtggttaCAGTAGCAGTGTTTCCACCGTAACTGACATACGTGCTGATATACCCAACCGCCTTGACGCAGTACATGGTGTCTGGCAAACTCATCAGTGGGGTTTCAGAATCTTTTGGAATATAGTATAAACTTACCGGCCCACATGTTAGAACAATTTGCATTGATCTGAGGGTTGAGGAAGTGAAAGTCACTAAGGGTGATGCCATTGCCGTTGGCCAGCTCGGCACATCCTGGAAACATTAGCACCTTGTTCGCTACTTTGAGGTAATTCGACGTACCTTGGCCTTTCTGGGGCATATACCACTTTCCGCAGTTCTTGTTCGACTCGGGTTGGGCATTGGTGGGTAATGGAGCTGCCGTGGTGACTATaccggctccggctcctgGAATCTTCACCTTGGGAGGCTTGTAGCCAGAGGGATCGCTAACACAGATGACGTGACCAATCTGCTGTTCCCAGTTCTTGCAGTATGGATCAATGAAGTAGTTCCATCGCAGCATCTGAGTTTGGGTGATGCCGTGTGCTCTTGCTACCTTGGCGCAGGTATCTCCCTTCTTAACCCTGTAGGGCTCGCAGTTCCCCTCGATGCAAAGCTCAGGAGACTCTCCAGGCCAGTCGACACAGCCGCCGATCAGGTGATTGATTGAGAGCAGCCGACTTGTGCTAATGTTGTGCGCAAAAGCAAAGTCATCGCAGGACTGTTTATCCGGAACAGCCACGGATGAGCCTGAGCAGGTGGTGGTTGGCTGGTCCTTTGTAGTACTAAGAGCAAGTCAGAAACTAGACAAAGAGGGACATGACTATGAAACCAAATGCTTGCCTCATGTCATCGATAAAGACCGGAGATGGTGTCGTCACAGGGGCGGCTGCTGTCTTGCAAGACGTAATCAAGGAAGAGTACTCGCTGAGAAGCTCTTCGTCAAAGGTTGCCGCATCTTCGAGCTGTATGCGCATAGCTCCAAGATTGCACGAACTGCAGTCGTCGAGCGTCGAATTGGACCCGTTTCCGGTTTCAGAAAAGCAAAAGGTCTTGGATTCACTGAAGGAGCACCGATCTGGTTAGTATAGGTTTATCTACCTCAATGCCAACCTAGGCAGCAAGACATACTCATCTTTGAGGCAAATGAGCTTGTAGTTGACAAAATAATAGTCTGCTAGGGCGATGGGCCTAACTGAGGCGCCCCCGGCGTTGTAGATGTCATTTGGGGTATTTGTGCCGGGCACATATCCCTCAGCATTGACTTCAGGGTCTGTGTAAACATCGTTGGCACAAACCTTGATCACCTTGGAGCGGTAGCTCTCAATAGACTTGGAGCATGTGGAGGTGCATAGAGGAACAAGAGTCTGGTCCGATAACCCGTCCCAAGTGTCGAGCATGTCGTCGTCCAAGATGTAGCCAGAACACTCGAGTGGTGCTGCCAAAGCGGCGATGCAGGCTTTGGATAGGGACGTGTCCGCCAAGGTGGTGGCATTGAACAAGGCGATTGAGCCATAGTCCGCCCTTTTCTGGGAGTGATTGTGGAGAACATGGTGCCGCGGATGAGGGCTCGCAGCCACGAGCAGGGTGAGAGTGGAATGCGTGAGAAGCAGAAGGGACATCAGGCGATGAAGCATGGGCGCCATGTTTAGTGATTGAAAGGGTTGGGTTTGCTCAGCGACAAAGtaaaagagaagaaagctGGAGCGGGTTTGCACAGCGCAGCCTTGAACAAACTCTTAAGGAGTAGCTGGCTCAAGACTCAAAGTCCATCGAGATTAATCGGTAGATTTTAGTTGCACATTGCCCTGTGCCTAGTCTTGTGACAATTATTCGGAGAATGATGAAACGCTACTGTGGATGGATATCAGTCCTCCGCAGGGACAGTCAATTTTGTTGGTATGGTCAATGATCTCGTATCAATATAAACTCAAACCACGGGCATTTATGCGACGTTTCAACTACACCGGACCGAATTTGAGGTATTTTACAACCAACAAGCTGCAAATGTCAGTGTGTCATAGGCCCTGGAAAAGGGTAGTTGTTGGTTGTGCGGTCGTGGCCCCTTAGGCGAAAAGGTTGTTGGTTGGGATGTATGGTCAACGGCTGCGCCCGACCACTACAGCAGGGAGATCCTTGTCATGTACAAGAAAATATGCTCTTGTTGTAAAAAAAGTGTTTTTGGCTGATGTGACCAGGCTATCTCTCCTACAAGAATAGTAACGAggtaaaagaaaaagaaaatattaaGACATGGTAGTTGCTTAGACTACTTTAgagtctccttggcctcagtGGTGGTAATCTTAGCCTAGATACGCACAAGCGAAGCTGCCTACACGGACTGTATACATGCTTTCTGATTATGACTGTTGGCTTGGCATGTTGCCTTGTATCTAAATAAAATCTGCATGTTTCGCCAGGGTCCTCAACCTTGGCTATCAACCCGGGGTGACCCTCGCCATGGATAGCCGAACACACCACCTCAGAACCTGTTGGTTGTTACTGAAACACATACAAATTAAGGTGTTCTGCGTTGCAAAGTGCTCCGCCACAAGAGTTTTATGCAAATCATATGGGGCATGTTGCGATCGACGAAGGAATGCCGTGAGGCGGCCCGCTGATCCCAGTCGCCTTCGATCGAAACGTCGTTGGTCAGTCGAACTCAGGGCCAGTCCGAAATTTATTGGAGCGAAATGACTTCGGTACAGACTTGGAGTTCGAAGATATATCTGCGAGGTTTACTCTCTGTATCAGCGTCTGTACAAAAACCACCACTCTTTTCAACATACTGTCTTTTTCTACCAAACCATCCTTCTGCTCTACCAACTGTCATTCTTTTCTACTAAACAGTTCTTCTTTTGTTTCAACTCTTTCTGAGTCCTTGACGAACCGCAGTACTGCGGTCATCATGACTCCAGTATATCTCCGATATCCCTTTCTTTTATCATGTATTGTTCTTCcactctctctcttcttcatctctcaGTATGACCTCATTGTCCATTTTCCGCGGCCACTATTGACTGACTCTCTAGGGATGCATCTGTTGTCCAATTTGCAACTTCTCTCCAGGAGAAGCTACCATGGCCGTGGGCAGACATGTCTCGGCGTGCCGACAATGAGACCCCTTCTAGCGACAACCCCATCGACCAAAGTGGGCCGGACAACGGTAACTCGGTCCAGGAAAGTGGACCGGATTTTACTTGCTCCAAGGACAGGAAATGCTCCAACGGTGCTTGTTGCGGTAAGGATAACTGGTGTGGCTACGGACCAACCTACTGTGGCAAGGGCTGCCAGTCCAACTGTGATGCTTTTGCCGAGTGCGGCCAGTACGCCAAGAAGCCCGGTCAGACATGTCCACTCAATGTGTGCTGTTCTGAGTTTGGATACTGCGGCACGCAAACCAACTATTGCAGCAACAAATGCCAGTCCAACTGCGGTGCCCCAACTCGACCCAAGGGCAAAGGTGGCGACGTCCGGAAGCATATCATCGGATATTATGAGAGTTGGAAGTCTTCTGGTGAGAATTGCGGAGAGATGACCCCGTATCAGATCCCGGCCGAGcatcttgatgctgtcaacCTCGCCTTTGCATACATTACACCCAAGGATGTAAGTTGAAGCTCCCATGGCTAGTCGGAAACATGACCTAACAGACCTCAGTACGACATCGTTCCAATGGAGAACCAGTCCGAGTCCATCTTCCAGCAGGTGGCAGACGTCAAGAAGCGCAGCCCCAGTACTGAGATCTGGCTCTCGGTGGGTGGGTGGACGTTCAACGACAACGACACCGATACCCAGCCCATCTTTGGCGAACTTGCTGCTGATAGTGCCAAAGCAAAGGGCTTTGCGCATAAACTTGTAGCCATGATGAACCACTACGGCTTCGACGGAGTTGATCTCGACTGGGAGTACCCTGGCGCCACAGACCGAGGCggcaagaaggagacggAGCTGAAGAACTTCCCAATCCTTCTGAAGAATATCCGGGAAGTACTTGACCAACAACTCCAGCGGCCCAAGATTTCTATCACCGTCCCAACATCCTACTGGTACCTTCGTTGGTTTGATCTCCCAGAGCTGGCCAAGCACCTCGACTTCTTCAATGTCATGAGCTACGATCTTCATGGCACCTGGGATTCTTCCAACCCGATTGGTCCATATGTCTATGCCCATACCAATCTTACCGAGATCAAGCTCGCCCTTGACTTATTTTGGAGAGAGGACATTAGCCCAGACATTATCAACTTGGGTTTGGCTTTCTATGGACGATCCTTCAAGTTGAAGGACTCTTCATGCTCTGACCCTGGCTGCGGCTTTGAGGGTCCAGGTGAGGAAGGCCGATGTACTAAAACCGCTGGTATCCTATCCTACCGGGAAATCAACGAGCTTCGGGGGCCAGCAAGCACATACAAAGGTTCATATACTGTTCATGACAAGGAAGCTGGGGTCAATTACATGGTGTATGGCGAAAACCTGGAGAACTGTGAGTCTACTGATAACACAACTGGGATGCGACTTCTGACTAATAGCTTCATTTAGGGATCTCCTTTGATACGAAGGAGACTTTCGAGCAGAAGATTGACTACGCAAACGAGCTTGGTCTTCGCGGTCTCTTGATCTGGGCCATTGATCAAGACGATGATCGATACACGGCACTCAAGGCTGTAACTGGAGATGAAATCAGCCCCAGAGTGGAAGAGAGCGAGGCAATTGGGCATTGGGACGTCAACAAGTGTTACGTGACCGAATGCAAGGTGGATTGTCAGGATGGGTTCACCAAGATGGTAAGAGGGAATCCGGGCCTGGAAGCAAGTTTGCTAATATGGCTGGCCTCCAGACAAACTTGAACGATgacgccaagaccaagaaagGATGTGGAGGCAACCACAAGCGACGAACCCTGTGCTGTCCGTCCTGGGGCGCTCCGGATCCTTCGACATGTTCGTGGAAGGACTGTCGGGGGACATGCGATGCAGGCGACATTTTATTCGCCACGGACCATTACGGAAACGGAGGCCGTCAATGCTGGGGTGGCTCGAAGAAGTTCTGCTGTCCGGCAAACAATGGCAACAGAGCCGTGGCATCCTGCAGCTGGTTCAGCAAGGACTCGTGCCCCAAGGAGCGGCCCCAGAATCTCTACAGCTATACCGAAGGCCAGCAGCTTGACAGCGAGACTGTCTTTAGTTCGCGAACTTTTTGCTGCCCCGAGAAACCGAAGTTCGAAAACTGCAAGTGGTATGGCGATGTGGGCTCGTGTAACAACAACTTCTGCCCCAAGGATAAGATCCAGGTTGCGGGCAGCAGTACTCGCCCCGGGGGAAGGTGTCGCTATGGCCGCAAAGCCGTCATGTGCTGTGATCCTCCAATTGGGTAAGCAACGTACGGTAGAGTTTAGGTGTGGATGGCTAACTGGAATCCCAGGGACGATCCTATCCTTCCCGTAGCTCTGGAAGATCTCTTTCCCTACATCATTCCTGAGGACAGCGAGCCAGTCTATTATGAGACCATCGACAGTGAGATCCCCACCGACTACCATCGCAGCAGGGACATACGATGTTTTGATGGCATGCTGATCTTGATTTTAGGCACTTCTGACTCCGTTCCAAACAACGACGACCTAGAAGACCCCAATGAACAACCCTTTGGTAGGATTGAACAGACATAGCCCCTATCACTACGTATGGACTTGCTAACATTATGGGAAGCATGGATTATTAtggttggcgatgaagaggatgtgCAGTCCCTCCGCAAGCGCGACGGGTCCCATCTCGAGCTCTTCGACTGTCCCAACCCAACACAAGACGACTATCAAGTTCAGAAGCTCAAAGCAGTCTGTATGTcggagggagagggaagcAACTGCGAACATCTCAAGCTTGGTGGTGCTCACGGGACAATCGCGCGTCTCCCAGAGGACTGTGGGCCTGATGAATGGGTTCGCGTCGTCTCGTTTGAGCCTGTTGAGGATCACCCGATGCCGTCTCATCTACAAAAGCGTGCTCCCCGAGGTGCCAGGATCTATCAGTTGGAGTATGACTACAACTTTCACGAACGCCGGGAAGACGGCGGAGAGGTATTCGTCCGCATTGACGGCTCTACTCATCCGGGCTACTGGGATCGTAAGCCGCCTAGTCAACAGACCCGAAGGAAGACCAAGTATGCTGACTATTAACACAGAGATCGTAGCCTCTAAGACAGGCCAGGGAATCACTCGCCGGGACCCACAAAGCTGGCGACAAGACGAAATGGCGTGGTTTGCTGAACGCGGATTTGTCCACAACCAAACAGAGACGACGAAACGTGGTGAATCGCCATCAACGGGGTGGTGGGTGAAGCAGTTCAAGACTCTGCTAGACGAACACAGCGACTATGGTGTCCACAAGAAGTTTAACTACAAACAGGTCCTGTACAACGCGAACAAGACTTGTCGGTGGACAGGGGGACTGGGCCAGGCTTCTCTCGAGGCCAGGCTAGAGGGCTCACTCGAGACGACTTTCGACTACGGCATCTCTCTCATAGGCACTTTGAAACAGTTCAA
This window encodes:
- a CDS encoding PKS-ER domain-containing protein, giving the protein MASLEVPAQQRAAIRQGVGPESTTSIETIEVPKPGPGQILVKVNWSGLCGSDKSLLHNEWKDFGLSMMDVTKGIAGHEGAGPVVAVGEGMETRWNVGDRAGVKWIASTCGECEFCLNGVDEVHCPNQTNSGFSVPGTFQEYVIADGRYTTKLPDGVLDEEAGPIMCGGVTAYSACKRSNVKPGQWIVLPGAGGGLGHFAVQYAKAMGMRVIAIDGGDHKRELCMKLGAEVFIDFKETKDITAEIMKITKYGAHGVIVTAATRAAYESAPGFLRPNGTVVAVGLPQDSTIIAGCAPMTMVLRRLNVVGSVVGNLKDVEEALDFTARGLVRPILSKGKLEDLDEWVHKLATGQVAGRCVLEVTAQA
- a CDS encoding F-box domain-containing protein, encoding MENLPPELLRRILLYLIAEWSLVDEIHESVPKTSLAVYATISRKWQSTVEPFTFRYLALNPMRLDVAEAYNYLTPPRLAHLRHVRFEIEFPAHDLHVSTDPEDYDDQIIFTKTIRRVLGLLARVPRRQTSLVSLILLTSPSREHCIPWVGDRPTEKDKVFSGELRKTYLELPADWDRNIEDLSEISLFRVELESRALVFAPASINMMAKFANTLELLPRSIEHFRLEYIREPPKDRTFLPPGIVPPDATSDILSRQLHTFSQRDRLQEFLVDASVDSAILWPESQDPESKPPTWPNMTMFHIELNDVLPSGQWIEMRDPEAEEDRFHGNFDWDDGPESEIPGEEYEKWFPCTYNPIHFERFALATARAASQMPKIRELYITNNSLASMGVGFVTRGLKKSCCLEFTGDPPPEPSEETMDAWRNVVKLHGLEWNVHFAYGANAYYFYTL